A single genomic interval of Oryzomonas sagensis harbors:
- a CDS encoding protoporphyrinogen/coproporphyrinogen oxidase, whose product MTILILGAGPTGLGAAYHLNKLGHKDWQLFERNDHVGGLSASFLDDAGFTWDIGGHVLFSHYNYFDKAVAEALGDSYYEHQRESWVRILQTWVPYPFQNNVRHLPDDALHACVEGLRNLKGSPAHTNNFREWMDTVFGSGIVNYFMEPYNRKVWGVPLETMSKEWIAERVSVVDLARIEKNIAEQRDDLSWGPNNTFKFPKQGGTGAIYEGAAKPFRDRIHLNHEMQTVDLEAKQVRFTNGRVESYDVLITTAPLDVFVRSCNSMPEAVVTATDDLVHNGGLIVGLGFDGGRADTKCWMYFPESNSPFYRVTNFHNYSPHNVPNGDAKRSFSVMCETTYSPHKPESPATIVDETVLGLINNGMITHRENRDIVSRYLIDIPYSYPVPALGRNRALSLIQPYLESRDVYSRGRFGAWKYEVGNMDHSFMQGVEVVDRLLAGTEEKVINGKG is encoded by the coding sequence ATGACCATCCTCATCCTCGGCGCCGGTCCCACGGGGCTGGGTGCAGCCTACCACCTCAACAAGCTTGGCCATAAAGACTGGCAGCTCTTCGAGCGCAACGACCACGTCGGCGGCCTTTCCGCCTCATTCCTCGACGATGCCGGTTTTACCTGGGACATCGGCGGTCACGTCCTCTTTTCCCACTATAACTATTTCGACAAGGCGGTCGCCGAAGCGCTGGGCGACTCATACTACGAACATCAACGGGAGAGTTGGGTCCGCATCCTGCAAACCTGGGTGCCGTACCCGTTCCAGAACAATGTCCGGCATCTTCCGGATGACGCCTTGCATGCGTGCGTCGAGGGCCTGCGCAATCTTAAGGGGAGCCCGGCGCACACAAACAACTTCCGCGAATGGATGGACACGGTCTTTGGCAGCGGCATCGTCAATTATTTTATGGAACCCTACAACCGCAAGGTATGGGGCGTGCCGCTGGAAACCATGAGCAAGGAATGGATCGCCGAACGGGTCAGCGTGGTGGATCTGGCACGCATCGAGAAGAACATAGCCGAACAGCGGGACGACCTGAGTTGGGGGCCGAACAATACCTTCAAGTTCCCGAAGCAGGGAGGGACCGGGGCGATCTACGAAGGAGCGGCCAAGCCGTTCAGGGACAGGATTCATCTGAACCACGAAATGCAGACGGTCGATCTGGAAGCAAAACAGGTCAGGTTTACCAACGGCAGGGTGGAGTCGTACGATGTGCTGATCACCACGGCTCCTCTGGACGTGTTTGTCAGGTCATGCAACTCCATGCCGGAAGCGGTTGTTACCGCCACGGATGATCTGGTCCATAACGGCGGCCTGATCGTTGGGCTAGGGTTTGACGGGGGCCGGGCGGATACAAAGTGCTGGATGTACTTCCCGGAAAGCAACAGCCCGTTCTACCGGGTGACAAACTTCCACAACTATTCTCCCCACAACGTGCCAAACGGCGACGCGAAACGCTCGTTTTCCGTCATGTGCGAGACTACCTACTCGCCACACAAGCCGGAGTCTCCGGCGACCATTGTGGACGAGACGGTCCTGGGGCTGATCAACAACGGAATGATCACGCACCGGGAGAATAGGGATATAGTCAGTCGTTATCTGATCGATATACCCTACTCATATCCAGTGCCGGCGCTGGGGCGGAACAGGGCTCTCAGTCTGATCCAGCCATATCTCGAATCCCGGGATGTCTACTCTCGCGGTCGTTTCGGCGCCTGGAAATACGAGGTCGGCAATATGGATCACTCCTTCATGCAGGGGGTTGAAGTGGTTGACCGGCTGTTGGCAGGAACAGAAGAAAAGGTTATCAATGGAAAGGGTTGA
- a CDS encoding HAD family hydrolase, whose protein sequence is MRTILPQKKVVSFDVFDTVVIRNTYRPEDVFARVYKRITGTDIVSTSLPDFAAQRVAAEKKARLALMGKEEVSHNEIMATMAQQLGLNDEAASSISAYEIKEEVEAAYPIEPTLSLLKKLRSDGTQIVFISDMYLDYDVIKKMLIKIGAFDNDDKLYVSSLSGCKKSTGLLYKHVVEDLKIPKKQILHIGDYLLSDYLVPKFSQRIESIIFRTARNNIYENLLGEPCSCLYCSSIAGASRAARVALAGEVTPLEKAFYNLGCNVLGPILIGFMLWVLERASKMGIQRLYFLSRDGEVMLDVAKFLADCLGIKIELRYLYVSRSSTFSALLKEELTPRNIEWLKEDNVVLTVKILADRLGFDPASLYVLLLHAGIQPKSPDAPLGKNTVEDICDVLLTDPVLKGMLRKLGAERMSSLGGYLEQEGLFDGTRFALVDLGWHGSIQDVFLKCFQDRFEDSCITGFYFGIDRASTGDNRKFGYLFEYDGSYGSKYSHVFRVLMEILCTGQHGMVRTYGINSHGDVEPVCRPVEHDQNIKFIEFLRNGVSKFLRCIDASSLECCNYQHIRPQILSILLKIFFYPDRLEAEALGEISFSADQAGHNVHRMAPPLTLFSSLCYLIKSSYALRSTVSSWFFGSWVRSPFLIKLFLYPLVGIIRIYYVGVWMPKLGKQRLIDTLNRFINMRIGLVK, encoded by the coding sequence ATGCGAACTATTTTGCCCCAAAAAAAGGTTGTTTCATTCGACGTTTTCGATACAGTTGTTATTAGAAACACGTATCGACCTGAGGATGTTTTTGCACGCGTTTATAAGCGGATTACCGGTACAGATATTGTTTCCACATCGTTGCCTGATTTTGCAGCACAGAGAGTTGCTGCAGAGAAAAAGGCACGGCTGGCCCTGATGGGGAAGGAAGAGGTTTCCCATAATGAAATAATGGCTACAATGGCACAACAACTTGGACTTAACGATGAAGCAGCTTCTTCCATTTCCGCCTATGAAATCAAAGAAGAAGTCGAGGCAGCTTATCCTATTGAGCCGACGCTGTCTCTACTGAAAAAATTACGTTCAGATGGCACACAAATAGTATTTATTTCTGACATGTATCTTGATTATGATGTGATTAAAAAAATGCTTATCAAAATTGGTGCCTTTGATAATGATGATAAATTATATGTTTCAAGCTTATCAGGTTGCAAAAAATCTACAGGATTATTATATAAACACGTTGTTGAAGATTTAAAAATACCAAAAAAACAAATACTGCATATAGGAGATTATCTTTTAAGTGATTATCTAGTACCTAAATTTAGTCAGAGAATTGAGTCTATAATTTTTAGAACAGCTAGAAACAACATATATGAAAATTTGTTAGGTGAGCCTTGCTCCTGTTTATATTGTAGCTCCATAGCAGGAGCTAGTCGGGCTGCGAGGGTTGCACTGGCAGGAGAGGTGACGCCACTTGAAAAGGCCTTTTACAACCTGGGATGTAATGTGCTTGGCCCAATTCTGATAGGGTTCATGCTCTGGGTATTGGAGCGGGCTTCAAAAATGGGGATTCAACGTCTTTACTTTCTCTCCCGTGATGGTGAGGTCATGCTTGATGTTGCCAAATTCCTCGCCGACTGTTTGGGCATCAAAATTGAGTTGCGCTATCTCTACGTCTCACGTTCTTCAACTTTTTCGGCCTTGTTAAAAGAAGAACTTACACCTCGAAACATAGAATGGCTTAAAGAAGATAATGTTGTACTCACTGTAAAAATTTTGGCAGACCGACTCGGTTTTGACCCCGCTTCTCTCTACGTTTTGTTGCTTCACGCTGGAATACAGCCAAAAAGTCCTGATGCACCACTTGGGAAAAATACGGTCGAAGATATCTGTGACGTGCTGCTGACTGACCCCGTTTTGAAGGGTATGCTTAGAAAGCTTGGAGCTGAGAGAATGTCAAGTCTAGGCGGATATTTGGAACAGGAGGGGCTTTTCGATGGAACTCGATTCGCTTTGGTTGATCTTGGATGGCACGGTAGCATTCAAGATGTGTTCTTAAAATGCTTTCAGGACCGTTTTGAAGATTCTTGTATCACGGGTTTCTATTTTGGAATTGATCGGGCGAGTACCGGTGATAATAGAAAATTCGGGTATTTATTTGAATATGATGGAAGTTATGGCTCGAAATATAGCCATGTTTTTAGAGTTTTGATGGAAATACTATGTACCGGCCAGCATGGTATGGTACGCACCTACGGTATCAATTCCCATGGAGATGTAGAGCCTGTCTGTCGGCCCGTGGAACATGACCAAAACATAAAGTTTATTGAATTTCTTCGGAATGGAGTAAGTAAATTTCTCAGATGTATTGACGCATCAAGTCTCGAATGCTGCAATTATCAGCACATTAGACCACAGATTCTTTCAATCTTACTGAAGATTTTCTTTTACCCTGACCGATTAGAAGCAGAGGCATTAGGCGAAATAAGTTTCTCAGCTGACCAGGCTGGACATAATGTCCACAGGATGGCTCCCCCCCTCACCTTGTTCTCATCATTATGTTATCTGATCAAATCTTCATATGCATTGCGCTCAACAGTTTCAAGCTGGTTTTTTGGTAGTTGGGTCCGCTCACCATTTCTGATAAAGCTGTTTCTGTATCCCTTGGTAGGTATCATAAGAATATATTACGTGGGTGTTTGGATGCCAAAACTGGGCAAACAGAGGCTCATTGATACGTTAAATAGGTTTATTAACATGCGGATCGGACTGGTAAAATGA
- a CDS encoding glycosyltransferase family 9 protein, whose translation MNKELVIVAEASLNFVERFTPLADIIRKNNPTSRIIGIFVRFVDFNLPVFTDKLFDDMIFPLGCEDAFGQISRFTQSNILFLFSHIPSTCDCQLYRLSKFICEEKRYLVMRNCLNLQHFFESSTDDGKLIKPLIEQTIRKEREIHFKVFLFSLVIAAIISPIRFFRKLFVKGGGSVSRILFLKLDVLGDMIVTIPYIKALRDAYPEAEITIIASRHGAGFLEEQHKLHVKGLYNELIVWNAPWHFSSRQVFGVRELFEMLGLLPQLWRKHFDVVIQPVIFGTGVAFALLSLGKRIFAAISLGLPLSRALKPLLTDPVIIDQSRIYHMKDYVEETLRALNIERGFNNSCDLRIDNEASSFIDQFLKSHGYMGGVLIAVNVGARNPVRILSAQKFAKVISDCRKRFSATIVLLGSESEKFLADEIATLSDGWPINSAGIFTFNQLTAFISRCSLIITVDTGIMHLAAAVKVPIVAIYGAGLVESCHPLTNNYKIVKKELGCSGCADKCFSEPPAPCMEAINPDDIVESVNSILLTLNLS comes from the coding sequence ATGAATAAAGAATTAGTAATTGTTGCTGAAGCTTCACTTAATTTTGTTGAAAGATTTACACCCCTTGCGGATATCATCAGAAAAAATAATCCAACTTCAAGAATAATTGGTATATTTGTCCGCTTTGTTGATTTTAACCTACCTGTATTTACTGACAAATTGTTCGACGACATGATCTTTCCCTTAGGTTGTGAAGATGCTTTTGGGCAAATATCTCGATTCACTCAGAGTAATATTCTGTTTTTGTTCAGCCATATTCCTTCTACTTGTGATTGCCAACTTTATAGACTTTCCAAGTTTATTTGCGAGGAAAAACGTTATCTAGTTATGAGAAATTGCCTTAATTTACAACATTTTTTTGAAAGTAGCACAGATGACGGAAAACTTATAAAGCCTCTTATAGAGCAAACAATACGCAAAGAAAGGGAAATACATTTTAAGGTATTTCTGTTCTCCTTGGTAATTGCTGCGATCATTTCCCCTATACGGTTTTTTAGAAAATTATTTGTTAAAGGGGGGGGGAGCGTTTCCAGAATTCTTTTTCTCAAGCTGGATGTCTTGGGGGATATGATTGTAACAATACCTTATATTAAAGCATTGCGCGATGCCTATCCGGAGGCCGAGATAACCATAATAGCATCTCGTCATGGTGCTGGTTTTCTCGAAGAGCAGCATAAACTTCATGTAAAAGGCCTTTATAACGAGTTGATAGTATGGAATGCTCCTTGGCATTTTTCCTCTCGCCAGGTTTTTGGCGTTCGGGAGCTGTTTGAAATGTTGGGGTTACTTCCTCAATTGTGGCGAAAGCATTTTGATGTCGTAATTCAACCGGTCATATTTGGGACTGGGGTTGCATTTGCACTTCTTTCCTTAGGCAAAAGAATTTTTGCTGCCATAAGCTTAGGCCTTCCCCTTTCACGAGCACTAAAGCCACTTTTGACAGATCCGGTTATAATTGATCAGAGTCGAATTTATCATATGAAAGATTATGTGGAAGAAACATTGAGGGCTTTAAATATTGAGAGAGGTTTTAATAATTCCTGTGATCTTCGGATTGATAACGAGGCTTCTTCATTTATTGATCAATTCTTGAAATCACATGGTTATATGGGAGGGGTACTTATCGCGGTAAATGTTGGCGCACGAAATCCAGTCAGAATTCTTAGCGCTCAAAAGTTTGCAAAAGTTATTAGCGATTGCCGCAAGAGATTTTCTGCAACTATCGTGTTACTTGGTTCGGAAAGTGAGAAGTTTTTGGCAGATGAAATAGCAACACTTTCTGATGGTTGGCCTATTAATTCAGCAGGAATTTTTACATTCAATCAGCTTACAGCTTTTATATCACGTTGCAGTTTGATTATAACTGTAGATACTGGAATTATGCACTTGGCAGCTGCCGTTAAGGTTCCTATCGTTGCTATTTATGGAGCCGGACTCGTTGAAAGTTGTCATCCGCTTACAAATAATTATAAGATTGTCAAAAAAGAATTAGGTTGCTCTGGGTGTGCAGATAAATGTTTCAGTGAACCACCGGCCCCCTGCATGGAAGCAATAAATCCAGACGATATTGTAGAATCAGTAAATAGTATTTTGTTAACGTTAAATCTATCTTAA